A genomic window from Halomonas sp. LR3S48 includes:
- a CDS encoding carbon-nitrogen hydrolase family protein yields MSYFTIAGVQMQALHHGDNTEAMRHRVDVLMSRFPQVQMVLFSELMPLGASPHHAHPLPSHVEQFFCQLAEQYRIWLIPGSMFEQTEHGIYNTLSVIDPHGQVVARYRKMFPFRPYEAGVESGSEFVLFDVPNVGRFGVSICYDMWFPETTRTLAAMGAEVILHPTMTDTIDRDIELSIARTNAAVNQCYFFDINGAGAIGNGRSIVVGPSGDVIHQAGSGEEIMPIEVDFSRVRRERETGLRGLGQPLKSFRDRQVDFSVYRFEQGPTPFLASLGALAKPQRTDIEEY; encoded by the coding sequence ATGTCCTACTTCACCATCGCTGGGGTACAGATGCAGGCCCTGCATCACGGTGACAACACCGAGGCCATGCGCCACCGGGTCGATGTGCTGATGAGCCGCTTCCCACAGGTGCAGATGGTCCTGTTCAGCGAGCTGATGCCGTTGGGTGCCTCACCACACCATGCCCACCCGCTGCCGAGCCACGTGGAACAATTCTTCTGCCAGCTGGCCGAGCAGTACCGTATCTGGCTGATCCCCGGCTCGATGTTCGAGCAAACCGAGCACGGTATCTACAACACCCTGTCGGTGATCGACCCCCACGGCCAGGTAGTGGCGCGCTACCGCAAGATGTTTCCCTTCCGGCCCTACGAGGCGGGTGTGGAGAGCGGCAGCGAGTTCGTTCTCTTCGATGTGCCCAACGTCGGCCGTTTCGGCGTGTCGATCTGCTACGACATGTGGTTTCCCGAGACCACCCGGACCCTCGCCGCCATGGGCGCCGAGGTGATCCTCCACCCCACCATGACCGATACCATCGACCGCGACATCGAACTCTCCATTGCCCGTACCAACGCCGCGGTCAACCAGTGTTACTTCTTCGATATCAATGGTGCTGGCGCCATCGGCAATGGCCGCTCCATCGTCGTGGGGCCCTCGGGTGACGTCATTCACCAGGCCGGATCCGGCGAAGAGATCATGCCCATCGAGGTGGATTTCAGCCGCGTGAGGCGCGAGCGCGAGACCGGCCTGCGCGGCCTGGGCCAACCGCTCAAGAGCTTCCGCGATCGCCAGGTGGATTTCTCCGTCTACCGCTTCGAGCAGGGGCCCACGCCGTTTCTTGCCAGCCTGGGGGCGCTGGCCAAGCCGCAGCGCACCGATATCGAGGAGTACTGA
- a CDS encoding NAD-dependent succinate-semialdehyde dehydrogenase produces the protein MKLSKTLTAQLDDPRLFREHAYVNGKWTHGEGGREETVIDPATGEAIGYIPWLEAHQIREAVDAADAAFGHWRALRADERCERLLAWHDLLQAHREDLATIMTLEQGKPLPDARGEVEYGASFVRWFAEEGKRTFGETIPSHIPNAALGTIKEPVGIAALITPWNFPLAMITRKAAAAMAAGCPVIVKPAGETPFSALALAELAERAGIPAGVFNVVLGEPAEVSKILCAEERVKALSFTGSTRVGRLLLEQSAQTVKRVSLELGGNAPFIVGPDMDPKEAAFAAVAAKFQTAGQDCLAANRILVHESIHDEFVEHFAERMAALTVGNGMESEVDLGPLIHRQAVDKAAAIVDDAISRGATLVAGDQTQAPGENFFMPVLLTGVTPQMKVWREENFAPVAGVTAYRDDDEVIAMANDTEYGLAAYVYTHDIRRIWKLLRALEYGMVSVNSVKMTGPPVPFGGVKQSGLGREGGITGIDEYLETKYYCLGALGSVSGS, from the coding sequence ATGAAACTGTCCAAGACGCTGACCGCTCAGCTCGACGATCCACGCCTGTTCCGCGAACATGCCTATGTGAACGGCAAGTGGACCCACGGCGAAGGCGGCCGTGAGGAGACGGTGATCGACCCTGCCACCGGCGAGGCCATCGGCTACATTCCCTGGCTCGAGGCGCACCAGATCCGCGAAGCCGTGGACGCCGCCGACGCGGCTTTCGGCCACTGGCGCGCACTGCGCGCCGACGAGCGCTGCGAGCGCCTGCTGGCGTGGCACGATCTGCTGCAGGCCCACCGCGAGGATCTCGCCACCATCATGACCCTGGAGCAGGGCAAGCCGCTGCCCGACGCCCGCGGCGAAGTTGAGTACGGTGCCAGCTTCGTGCGCTGGTTCGCCGAGGAGGGCAAGCGCACCTTCGGCGAGACCATTCCCAGCCACATCCCCAACGCCGCGCTGGGCACGATCAAGGAGCCGGTGGGGATCGCCGCGCTGATCACGCCGTGGAACTTCCCGCTGGCGATGATCACCCGCAAGGCTGCCGCCGCCATGGCCGCCGGTTGCCCGGTGATCGTCAAGCCGGCCGGCGAGACGCCGTTCTCGGCGCTGGCACTGGCCGAGCTGGCCGAGCGTGCCGGCATCCCGGCGGGCGTATTCAACGTGGTACTGGGCGAGCCGGCGGAAGTCTCGAAGATTCTGTGTGCCGAGGAGCGCGTCAAGGCGTTATCCTTCACCGGTTCCACTCGCGTCGGCCGGCTGTTGCTGGAACAGAGCGCCCAGACGGTCAAGCGCGTGTCGCTGGAGCTGGGCGGCAATGCACCCTTTATCGTCGGCCCGGATATGGATCCCAAGGAGGCGGCTTTTGCGGCGGTGGCGGCCAAGTTCCAGACCGCCGGCCAGGACTGCCTGGCGGCCAACCGCATCCTGGTGCACGAGTCGATCCACGACGAGTTCGTCGAGCACTTCGCCGAGCGCATGGCGGCTTTGACCGTGGGCAACGGCATGGAGAGTGAGGTCGACCTGGGGCCGCTGATTCACCGCCAGGCGGTGGACAAGGCCGCCGCCATCGTCGATGACGCCATCTCGCGTGGCGCCACGCTGGTGGCCGGCGACCAGACCCAGGCGCCGGGCGAGAACTTCTTCATGCCCGTGCTGCTCACCGGGGTGACGCCGCAGATGAAGGTGTGGCGCGAGGAGAACTTCGCCCCGGTGGCGGGCGTGACCGCCTACCGCGACGATGATGAAGTGATCGCCATGGCTAACGATACCGAGTACGGCCTGGCGGCGTACGTGTATACCCACGACATCCGCCGCATCTGGAAGCTGCTGCGGGCGCTGGAGTACGGCATGGTCAGCGTCAACTCGGTGAAGATGACCGGCCCGCCCGTGCCCTTCGGTGGCGTCAAGCAGTCGGGGCTGGGTCGCGAGGGTGGCATCACCGGGATCGATGAATACCTGGAGACGAAATATTACTGTTTGGGAGCTCTAGGTTCAGTTTCCGGGAGCTAG
- a CDS encoding AAA family ATPase, producing MSFTSDQMELREEEIRKHYSAATAMLEGIDHTPRLAKPQAEAAEPERSPGIARTRRFRSTTPGLVTRSTARPEGVHLRARIEAAVDDDPLMSPQQATALHQLRRALAIGLAVGESYSTSSGLAELKRANLAGTLDAARKAEFTQLLAAEALAVLHVFANATAFLLAPHASEVQVEIGEVEEVLTDNAQLALHGLLWELDQKLAAYADDDARLVATLSAFAEQTMEKVALRAQNAPRLAPFTDAVWRVEADDLTLRGFEPATKARSTSLVMAFKKPHEVVGNHIAKYQSLRLAKMLMAYDFDRRLNPFAEMGGFIFTFMGDGKPGTGKTTLIQMMAGLLHDYCQVAGYPFRYQNFGIDNIDSYQGKSGQNARAFIDTVMDPGVIGFGTVDDIDQIAGKRGDRQSSAGQQEVTAVLMDAFAGANTLVRGNCTFGMFSNYPENVDDALRQRSGARFLVDGPQTREDYIDVLHLLLGSNHQIALGEHDLYAAQEIRKAVARSFESHNRPQEDALLAVFDRVHSRIGELDTIAKLGTYLKAIQETDERFTGRAIKNITDAVKVRSMDFELPDEWMENPELFLFKDYDTKASMIAELRVPITTEMVLQEINRYADSEFRYAGKSDEAAIDAMVRDLGRQEEAKRRYLEEHTA from the coding sequence ATGAGCTTTACCAGCGATCAGATGGAGCTTCGAGAAGAGGAGATCCGCAAGCACTACAGCGCCGCCACGGCCATGCTGGAAGGGATCGACCATACGCCGCGTCTCGCCAAGCCACAGGCCGAGGCAGCGGAGCCGGAACGCTCACCGGGAATCGCCCGTACACGCCGCTTCCGCTCCACCACGCCGGGGCTGGTGACTCGCTCCACGGCCCGCCCCGAGGGCGTTCACCTGCGTGCCCGGATCGAGGCGGCGGTCGATGACGACCCGCTGATGTCTCCTCAGCAAGCCACCGCGCTGCATCAGTTGCGCCGGGCGCTGGCCATCGGCCTGGCCGTCGGCGAAAGCTACTCCACCTCCTCGGGCCTGGCCGAGCTGAAGCGCGCCAACCTGGCCGGCACCCTGGATGCCGCCCGCAAGGCCGAATTCACGCAGCTGCTGGCTGCCGAGGCCTTGGCCGTGCTGCATGTCTTCGCCAACGCTACCGCCTTTCTGCTGGCACCCCATGCCAGCGAAGTCCAGGTCGAGATCGGCGAGGTCGAGGAGGTGCTGACCGACAACGCCCAGCTTGCGCTGCATGGGTTGCTGTGGGAGCTGGACCAGAAGCTGGCCGCCTATGCCGATGACGATGCCAGGCTGGTGGCCACCCTTTCCGCCTTTGCCGAGCAGACCATGGAGAAGGTCGCCCTGCGAGCCCAGAACGCGCCGCGGCTGGCACCCTTCACCGATGCCGTGTGGCGCGTCGAGGCCGACGACCTGACCCTGCGCGGTTTCGAGCCGGCGACCAAGGCGAGGTCCACCTCTCTCGTCATGGCGTTCAAGAAACCCCACGAGGTGGTCGGCAACCACATCGCCAAGTACCAGTCCCTGCGCCTGGCCAAGATGCTGATGGCCTATGACTTCGACCGGCGCCTGAACCCCTTCGCTGAAATGGGCGGGTTCATCTTCACCTTCATGGGCGACGGCAAGCCGGGAACGGGCAAGACCACCCTGATCCAGATGATGGCGGGGCTGCTGCACGACTATTGCCAGGTGGCAGGCTACCCCTTTCGCTACCAGAACTTCGGCATCGACAACATCGACAGCTACCAGGGCAAGTCGGGTCAGAACGCCAGGGCCTTCATCGACACCGTGATGGACCCCGGCGTGATCGGCTTCGGCACCGTGGACGACATCGACCAGATCGCAGGCAAGCGCGGCGACCGCCAATCGTCTGCCGGCCAGCAGGAGGTCACCGCCGTGCTCATGGACGCCTTCGCCGGCGCCAATACCCTGGTTCGCGGCAACTGTACCTTCGGCATGTTCTCCAACTACCCCGAAAACGTCGACGATGCACTGCGACAGCGCTCCGGCGCCCGCTTCCTGGTCGACGGGCCCCAGACGCGGGAGGACTATATCGACGTCCTGCATCTTCTGCTGGGCAGCAATCACCAGATTGCCCTGGGCGAGCACGATCTGTATGCCGCCCAGGAAATCAGGAAAGCCGTGGCGCGCTCCTTCGAATCCCACAATCGCCCCCAGGAGGACGCCCTGCTGGCGGTGTTCGACCGCGTGCATTCCCGAATCGGCGAGCTCGACACCATTGCCAAGCTCGGCACCTACCTGAAGGCGATCCAGGAAACCGATGAGCGCTTCACCGGTCGCGCGATCAAGAACATCACCGATGCGGTGAAAGTACGCTCGATGGATTTCGAACTGCCGGACGAGTGGATGGAGAACCCCGAACTGTTCCTGTTCAAGGATTACGACACCAAAGCCTCGATGATCGCCGAACTGAGAGTTCCCATCACCACGGAGATGGTGCTCCAGGAGATCAACCGCTATGCCGACAGCGAGTTCCGCTATGCCGGCAAGTCGGACGAGGCGGCGATCGACGCCATGGTGCGCGACCTCGGACGCCAGGAGGAGGCCAAGCGCCGCTACCTGGAGGAGCACACGGCATGA
- a CDS encoding aminotransferase class I/II-fold pyridoxal phosphate-dependent enzyme, with product MQESSQTETPYTALGFYHKISQLRADTWNALKRDLGQLVRLGDESRARNLIKAIDVKLTRLEIIEDYHAFPSKEDFRHLWTLFDREEYMLLEKVVKRLVRALISESYRRRHVDLSETDADAEDLETLDALAQLRRGHPASNSSAQPYFELLIVDNLSPQEEEVVREAFRNMRRPEDRFVYDVVTVRSFEDALIAVLVNPNIQACLIRYEFPYKSKYNLSALRNYLEGLSEKELEHQTEAERSILLSTMIHELRPEIDQFLVTSGDVEATASRDIRYFNRIFYRETDYIEQHHTILRAIDSRYRTPFFDALREYSRKPTGVFHAMPISRGKSVTRSHWAGHMIDFYGINIFLAETSATSGGLDSLLQPYGPIKKAQEYAARAFGARQSFFVTNGTSTANKIVVQALVKPRDIVLIDRDCHKSHHYGMVLAGAYVSYLDSYPLNDYSMYGAVPLHEIKKTLLEYKRAGELDRVKMLLLTNCTFDGVVYNVRRVMEECLAIKPDLVFLWDEAWFAFATFNPTYRPRTAMHAARTLRDRYRSEAYREEYAAWKEEFDKLDPDDDATWLERRLMPDPEAVRIRAYATHSTHKTLTSLRQGSMIHVYDQDFRQRVEAPFHEAYMTHTSTSPNYQILASLDVGRMQAEMEGFELVHAQVETALSLREQLYTHPLLQKYFRVLKNSDMVPAEYRESGVESYYDPVTGWNQMEEAWARDEFVVDPTRVTIAIGNTGVDGDAFKNEYLMNKYGIQINKTSRNTVLFMTNIGTTRGSIAYLLDVLIKLAKEFEYRWEESSRPERKIIERRVHSLTQELPPLPDFSRFHDAFRQCSETPQGDIRRAYFLSYDEENTEYLRFDNGELQVEMRGGRDVVSASFVIPYPPGFPVLVPGQVISEEILVFLQALDVTEIHGYRPELGLLVFTEEALAAPPET from the coding sequence ATGCAAGAGAGCAGCCAAACCGAAACGCCCTACACGGCGCTGGGTTTCTACCACAAGATATCCCAGCTGCGTGCCGATACCTGGAATGCACTCAAGCGCGACCTGGGTCAACTGGTGCGGCTCGGTGACGAGAGCCGGGCGCGCAACCTGATCAAGGCGATCGACGTCAAGCTGACGCGGCTCGAGATCATCGAGGACTACCACGCTTTCCCTTCAAAGGAGGACTTCCGCCATCTCTGGACGCTGTTCGACCGCGAGGAGTACATGCTGCTCGAGAAGGTGGTCAAGCGACTGGTGCGGGCGCTGATCAGCGAATCCTATCGGCGTCGTCACGTGGACCTCTCCGAGACCGATGCCGACGCCGAGGATCTCGAGACCCTCGACGCCCTGGCCCAGCTCCGGCGCGGGCATCCCGCTTCCAACAGTTCGGCGCAGCCCTACTTCGAGCTGCTGATCGTCGACAACCTCTCGCCCCAGGAGGAGGAAGTCGTCCGCGAGGCGTTCCGCAACATGCGCCGTCCCGAGGATCGCTTCGTCTACGACGTGGTCACGGTACGCAGCTTCGAGGACGCGCTGATCGCGGTGCTGGTCAACCCCAACATCCAGGCCTGCCTGATTCGCTACGAGTTTCCCTACAAGTCGAAGTACAACCTGAGCGCCCTGCGCAACTACCTCGAAGGGCTGTCGGAGAAGGAGCTGGAACACCAGACCGAGGCCGAGCGCAGCATCCTGCTGAGCACGATGATCCACGAGCTGCGCCCCGAGATCGACCAGTTCCTGGTCACGAGCGGCGACGTCGAGGCCACGGCGAGCCGCGACATCCGCTACTTCAACCGCATCTTCTATCGCGAAACCGACTATATCGAGCAGCACCACACCATCCTGCGTGCCATCGACAGCCGCTATCGCACGCCGTTCTTCGATGCCCTGCGCGAGTACAGCCGCAAGCCCACTGGGGTCTTCCATGCCATGCCCATCTCGCGCGGCAAGTCGGTGACCCGCTCGCACTGGGCGGGGCACATGATCGACTTCTACGGCATCAACATCTTCCTTGCCGAGACCTCGGCCACTTCCGGTGGGCTCGACTCCCTGCTGCAGCCCTACGGGCCGATCAAGAAGGCCCAGGAGTACGCGGCTCGGGCCTTCGGCGCGCGCCAGAGCTTCTTCGTCACCAACGGCACCTCGACCGCCAACAAGATCGTGGTTCAGGCGCTGGTCAAGCCACGCGACATCGTGTTGATCGACCGCGACTGCCACAAGTCGCACCACTACGGCATGGTGTTGGCCGGTGCCTATGTCAGCTATCTCGACTCCTACCCGCTCAACGACTACTCGATGTACGGCGCGGTGCCGTTGCACGAGATCAAGAAGACCCTGCTCGAGTACAAGCGTGCCGGCGAACTCGACCGGGTCAAGATGCTGCTGCTGACCAACTGTACCTTCGACGGCGTGGTCTACAACGTGCGCCGGGTGATGGAGGAGTGCCTGGCGATCAAGCCCGACCTGGTGTTCCTGTGGGACGAGGCGTGGTTTGCCTTCGCCACCTTCAACCCCACCTATCGGCCGCGCACGGCCATGCATGCTGCGCGTACGCTGCGCGACCGCTATCGCAGCGAGGCCTACCGCGAGGAGTACGCGGCGTGGAAGGAGGAGTTCGACAAGCTCGACCCCGACGACGACGCCACCTGGCTCGAACGGCGGCTGATGCCCGACCCCGAGGCGGTGCGCATCCGCGCCTACGCCACCCACTCCACCCACAAGACCCTGACCTCGCTGCGCCAGGGCTCGATGATCCACGTTTACGACCAGGACTTCCGCCAGCGCGTGGAGGCCCCGTTCCACGAGGCCTACATGACGCATACCTCCACCTCACCCAACTACCAGATCCTCGCTTCGCTCGACGTGGGTCGCATGCAGGCGGAGATGGAGGGCTTCGAGCTGGTTCACGCCCAGGTGGAGACGGCGCTGTCGCTGCGTGAGCAGCTCTATACCCATCCGCTGCTGCAGAAGTATTTCCGTGTGCTCAAGAACAGCGACATGGTGCCCGCCGAATATCGCGAGTCGGGAGTCGAGTCATACTACGACCCGGTCACCGGCTGGAACCAGATGGAGGAGGCCTGGGCGCGGGACGAGTTCGTGGTCGACCCCACCCGGGTGACCATTGCCATCGGCAATACCGGGGTGGACGGCGATGCCTTCAAGAACGAGTACCTGATGAACAAGTACGGTATTCAGATCAACAAGACCTCGCGTAACACGGTGCTGTTCATGACCAATATCGGCACGACTCGCGGCTCCATCGCCTACCTGCTCGACGTGCTGATCAAGCTGGCCAAGGAGTTCGAGTACCGCTGGGAGGAGAGCAGCCGTCCCGAGCGCAAGATCATCGAGCGCCGGGTGCACTCGCTGACACAGGAACTGCCGCCGCTGCCCGATTTCAGCCGCTTCCACGATGCCTTCCGCCAGTGCAGCGAGACGCCCCAGGGCGACATCCGCCGCGCCTATTTCCTGAGCTATGACGAGGAGAACACCGAGTACTTGCGCTTCGACAATGGCGAACTCCAGGTCGAGATGCGTGGCGGTCGCGACGTGGTCTCGGCGAGCTTCGTGATTCCCTATCCGCCGGGCTTCCCGGTGCTGGTGCCGGGGCAGGTGATCAGCGAGGAGATCCTGGTCTTCCTGCAGGCGCTGGATGTCACTGAGATCCACGGCTACCGGCCGGAGCTCGGCCTGCTGGTATTCACCGAGGAGGCATTGGCCGCCCCGCCGGAGACCTGA
- a CDS encoding C45 family autoproteolytic acyltransferase/hydolase codes for MNVEVEGHHEARQVEMEKSLVFRTLHEEMPGPKWQSLFDYHWPAYEAWYLAEGERERPAYLSCYNALRQHMPELLETYRALCELAGGGDLAARFLSLYQPPPYITGCSQAVLARHGSSVLARNYDYPPELCEGTVLHTRWNGRGVIAMTDCLWGVLDGMNDRGLAVSLAFGGRKAVGEGFGAPIILRYLLEFCDSVPEAAEVLARVPTHMAYNITLTDAAGRYVTAMIGPDRRASIRRVPVATNHQKKIEWYAHALASETLIRERQLSILVDDPATTEERLLEAFAAPPLFRRDYRRGLGTIYTAAYWPGTGQVSYRWPGETLDLTFDRFQERELQVRYGHR; via the coding sequence GTGAACGTCGAGGTCGAAGGGCATCACGAGGCGCGGCAGGTGGAAATGGAGAAATCGCTGGTGTTCCGTACCCTGCATGAGGAGATGCCGGGACCCAAGTGGCAGTCGCTCTTCGACTACCACTGGCCGGCCTACGAGGCCTGGTACCTGGCCGAGGGCGAACGTGAGCGACCGGCCTACCTGAGCTGCTACAACGCCCTGCGCCAGCACATGCCGGAACTGCTGGAGACCTACCGTGCGCTCTGCGAGCTGGCCGGCGGCGGCGACCTGGCGGCGCGCTTCCTCAGCCTCTACCAGCCGCCTCCCTACATCACCGGCTGCTCACAGGCGGTATTGGCTCGGCACGGCTCCAGCGTGCTGGCGCGCAACTACGACTACCCGCCGGAGCTGTGCGAGGGCACCGTGCTGCATACCCGCTGGAACGGGCGCGGCGTGATCGCCATGACCGATTGCCTGTGGGGAGTGCTGGACGGCATGAACGACCGCGGGCTTGCCGTTTCGCTGGCCTTCGGTGGGCGCAAGGCGGTGGGCGAGGGCTTCGGCGCTCCCATCATCCTGCGCTACCTGCTGGAGTTCTGCGACAGCGTTCCCGAGGCGGCCGAGGTGCTGGCGCGGGTGCCCACTCACATGGCCTACAACATCACCCTGACCGATGCCGCCGGGCGCTACGTCACAGCGATGATCGGACCCGATCGTCGTGCCAGCATCCGCCGGGTGCCGGTGGCCACCAATCACCAGAAGAAGATCGAGTGGTATGCCCATGCACTGGCCTCGGAGACCCTGATCCGAGAGCGCCAGCTGTCGATCCTGGTGGATGACCCGGCCACCACCGAGGAACGCCTGCTCGAAGCCTTTGCCGCGCCACCGCTGTTTCGGCGCGACTACAGGCGCGGACTCGGCACCATCTACACCGCGGCCTACTGGCCGGGAACGGGTCAGGTGAGCTATCGCTGGCCGGGCGAGACGCTCGACTTGACCTTCGACCGCTTCCAGGAGAGAGAGCTGCAAGTTCGTTACGGCCACAGGTAG
- a CDS encoding DUF6638 family protein, with protein MKRLIEKGLMFGNLFAVDSPALVERYNRALHHLTGMSTELAEFHIDISGYSPEIGDELDDHYYLNHGGVNRQFILLSTEQKRCPLLNAEFSTSRDILRRFIDANEQQLFALTATDAVAGELENSVLTASSPEHLFDIRRIVVEADTTIGTIAHADHLETLIERFLGEEDAWFDDALIGEMVETAKLTGDITRNPVRLQHAVFEQKNFWTAHFGGIYLFQNVQHPALIASTSKPEARLPISATLSLGDRKQVAKFLRDNRLAEPIVKRHGAEEVAILRQKMDFIIAGALANEGLELANLSRADMRRLAARHADTLPKEYEGLAAMVRWAETRGARPSIGLEHPSYFYLLRATDTPDRDLVNMLLAELTVLDVRQLFICHKEAFYRHYRTWPHAKKAYVADLLAREYAVDKAGARAYLFGNEPDMSGDVPGAGRDMGLEAPDIALDQDTLLA; from the coding sequence ATGAAACGCCTGATCGAGAAGGGCTTGATGTTCGGTAATCTCTTTGCCGTCGACTCGCCGGCCCTGGTCGAGCGTTACAACCGCGCCCTGCATCACCTGACGGGCATGTCCACCGAGCTGGCCGAGTTCCATATCGACATTTCCGGATACTCCCCGGAGATCGGCGATGAGCTCGACGATCATTACTACCTGAATCACGGCGGCGTGAACCGACAGTTCATCCTGCTCTCGACCGAGCAGAAACGCTGCCCTCTGCTCAATGCGGAGTTCTCTACCAGCCGCGACATTCTGCGCCGCTTCATCGATGCCAACGAGCAACAGCTCTTCGCCCTCACGGCCACGGACGCCGTGGCCGGTGAACTGGAGAACTCGGTGCTCACGGCCTCGTCCCCGGAACACCTGTTCGACATCCGGCGTATCGTCGTCGAAGCCGATACGACCATCGGCACCATTGCCCACGCGGATCATCTGGAGACGCTGATCGAGCGCTTCCTCGGCGAGGAAGACGCCTGGTTCGACGATGCCCTGATCGGCGAGATGGTGGAAACGGCCAAGCTCACCGGCGACATCACGCGCAACCCGGTGCGCCTGCAGCATGCGGTGTTCGAGCAGAAGAATTTCTGGACGGCGCATTTCGGCGGCATCTACCTGTTCCAGAACGTACAGCATCCGGCCCTGATCGCCAGCACCAGCAAGCCGGAGGCAAGACTGCCCATCAGCGCCACCCTCAGCCTCGGCGACCGCAAGCAAGTCGCGAAATTTCTCAGGGACAACCGGCTCGCCGAACCCATCGTCAAGCGCCACGGGGCCGAGGAAGTGGCGATCCTGCGCCAGAAGATGGACTTCATCATCGCCGGCGCCCTGGCCAACGAGGGGCTGGAGCTTGCCAACCTGTCGCGCGCCGATATGCGCCGCCTTGCCGCCCGACATGCCGACACCCTGCCCAAGGAGTACGAAGGCCTCGCCGCCATGGTTCGCTGGGCCGAGACGAGAGGCGCAAGGCCCAGCATCGGCCTGGAGCACCCGAGCTATTTTTACCTACTGCGCGCGACGGATACTCCCGACAGGGACCTGGTCAACATGCTTCTGGCCGAGCTGACCGTGTTGGACGTTCGCCAGCTGTTCATCTGCCACAAGGAGGCGTTCTACCGCCACTACCGCACCTGGCCTCACGCCAAGAAAGCCTACGTGGCGGACTTGCTGGCGCGGGAATACGCCGTGGACAAGGCCGGCGCTCGTGCGTACCTGTTCGGCAACGAGCCCGACATGAGCGGCGACGTCCCTGGAGCCGGGCGCGATATGGGACTCGAGGCTCCTGACATTGCCTTGGACCAGGACACACTGCTCGCATGA
- a CDS encoding biotin carboxylase — MNKIKNIADVRRHFRNNKEPVYFISATNFNLLGIGDWVGGFRHINYIDCFDGQQRNVFVPKEKFPRDFESIEDINNYLLEHKEVIDFIGSRADGESAGVAAFLMFDEHTEEICKQLGLRVAFPPAALRSRMDNKIETVRIGNEAGVPSVPNVLAKVGSYRELLEVSRELGDDLVVQTAYGDSGHTTFFIASEDDYYKHAEEIEAEPEVKIMKRINCRGSAIEACATRCGTVVGPLMTELVGFKSLTPYKGGWCGNEMFAGAFSQEVRDKAREYTFKFGEALREEGYRGYFELDFLIDMDNGEVYLGELNPRVTGASSLTNVAAFAHSDIPLFLFHLLEFSEVDFELDIEEINERWSHPDSVDSWSQLVIKHTDESVDLLTQAPRTGVWRMAEDGKVGYDHYSYHPHAAENEHEAFFLRISGAGDFRYEGADLGILITRGRLMDDDFQLTERARAWIEGIRGEYAGQPLQDPAVEEVAVTHAIGGGNFKIL, encoded by the coding sequence ATGAACAAGATCAAGAACATTGCCGATGTGCGTCGCCACTTTCGCAACAACAAGGAGCCTGTCTACTTCATCTCAGCCACCAACTTCAATCTGCTGGGCATCGGCGATTGGGTGGGTGGCTTCCGCCACATCAACTACATCGACTGTTTCGATGGTCAGCAGCGCAACGTCTTCGTACCCAAGGAGAAGTTCCCGCGCGATTTCGAGAGCATCGAGGACATCAACAACTACCTGCTGGAGCACAAGGAGGTGATCGACTTCATCGGTTCACGCGCCGATGGGGAGAGTGCCGGTGTGGCGGCGTTCCTGATGTTCGACGAGCACACCGAGGAAATCTGCAAACAGCTCGGATTGCGGGTCGCCTTCCCTCCGGCGGCGCTGCGCAGCCGGATGGACAACAAGATCGAGACGGTGCGTATCGGCAACGAGGCCGGAGTACCCAGCGTGCCCAACGTGCTGGCCAAGGTCGGCAGCTACCGGGAACTGCTTGAGGTGAGTCGTGAGCTGGGCGACGACCTGGTGGTGCAGACCGCCTACGGTGATTCCGGCCACACCACCTTCTTCATCGCCAGCGAGGACGACTACTACAAGCATGCCGAGGAGATCGAGGCCGAACCCGAGGTCAAGATCATGAAGCGCATCAACTGCCGCGGCTCGGCGATCGAGGCCTGTGCCACCCGCTGCGGTACCGTGGTGGGTCCCTTGATGACCGAACTGGTGGGCTTCAAGTCGCTGACCCCCTACAAGGGCGGCTGGTGCGGCAACGAGATGTTCGCCGGCGCCTTCAGCCAGGAGGTCCGCGACAAGGCGCGCGAGTACACCTTCAAGTTCGGCGAGGCGTTGCGCGAGGAGGGCTATCGCGGCTACTTCGAGCTCGACTTCCTGATCGACATGGACAACGGAGAGGTCTACCTGGGCGAGCTCAACCCGCGCGTCACCGGCGCCAGTTCGCTGACCAACGTGGCGGCCTTCGCCCACTCCGACATCCCGCTGTTCCTCTTCCACCTGCTGGAGTTCTCCGAGGTCGACTTCGAGCTGGACATCGAGGAGATCAACGAGCGCTGGTCGCATCCGGACAGCGTCGACAGCTGGAGCCAACTGGTGATCAAGCACACCGACGAGAGCGTCGACCTGCTGACCCAGGCGCCGCGCACCGGGGTCTGGAGGATGGCCGAGGATGGCAAGGTCGGCTACGACCACTACAGCTACCATCCCCATGCCGCCGAGAACGAGCACGAAGCCTTCTTCCTGCGCATCAGCGGGGCGGGAGACTTCCGCTACGAAGGTGCCGACCTGGGTATCCTGATCACCCGCGGACGCCTGATGGACGATGACTTCCAGCTTACCGAACGGGCTCGTGCCTGGATCGAGGGCATTCGTGGCGAATACGCCGGCCAGCCGCTGCAGGACCCGGCAGTGGAGGAGGTTGCCGTGACCCACGCCATCGGCGGCGGCAACTTCAAGATATTGTGA